The genomic interval GGCGGCGCTGGTACGGTCCCGCGAGCTGCGCGCGGTGCCCCTCCACGGCGACTTCTCTCTCGAGAACATCGTCGCGTCGGGCGATCGCGTGACCATCCTCGACTTCGACGTCTCGGGCGGCGCGGTGGGCACCTGGCTGCACGACGTGGCGTACCTCTACGCGGCGCTGGCGCGGCACGCGGCCAAGCCCTGGGCGCCGCGGCGCGAGCTGGAGCGGCTGCAGCGCGCGCTCCTGCGCGGCCTCGATCCGCGCCTCACGCCGGAGCGGCCGCTGTTTCAGCTCATGCTGCTCGTGCACGCCGCGAGCGGGCTCTTCGACGCCGAGACCTGGAGCCGCAACCCGCTCCAGAAGGCCTGGAACCAGCTGCTCTGGCGTCCGTACCGCGCCTGGCTGGGACTCTGAACGATGGCGTCGGCGCGCCAGGGCGGGCTCGGGCGCGCGGGCCCGCTGGTGGCCACGCGCTTCTTGAGCGCGGCCGTGTCCACCGCCATTCCGCTGGTGCTGGCGCGCGCGCTGGATCTCGCCGCGTACGGCGCCTACAAGCAGATCTTCCTCATTACCCAGACGCTCTACCTGGTGCTGCCCTTCGGCATGGTGCAGGGGCTCTACTACTTCGTGCCCCGGCGCGACGCGCGGCGGCCGCTGTACGCGGGCGTGCTCGCATTCCTTGGGTTGGCCAGCGTGGTCGCGACCGCAGGCGTGCTGCTCGGCGCGCCGCTCGCGGGCCGGCTCTTCGGCAACCCCGAGCTGGCGCAGCTGCGCGGTCCGATTGCGACATATCTCGTTGGCCTGCTGCTCTCGGCGCCCCTGGAGATCGCGCTCACGGCCGAGGGGCGAATTCGCGTGGCCGCGGGCGTGTACCTGGTGAGCGACACGCTCCGGGCTGCGTCGATGGTGGTGCCGGTGCTGCTCGGGCGCGGGCTCGAAGGCCTGATGCACGCGCTGGCGGCGTTCAGCGTGGTCCGGGCGGTGCTGGCCATGGCCTGGCTCGTGCGCCGCGAAGGGCCGCTCTGGGACCCCGAGGCGCTGCGCGCGCAGCTCCGCTACGCCGCGCCGTTCGGGGCCGCGGTGGTGGTCGCGCGGCCAGCGCAGTCGGCGCACCAGTGGGTGGTCTCGGCGCTGGCCTCCACGCAGCTCTTCGCCATCTACGCCGTGGGCTGCTTCCAGCTGCCGTTCGTGGACCTGCTCTACACGCCCACCAGCGAGGTGCTGATGGTGCGCCTCGGCGAGCTCGACCGCGCCGGCGAGCTGCACCGCGCGCCCGAGGTCTTTCGCGCCGCGTCCGAGCGGCTGGCCTACTTCTTCGTGCCGCTGGCGGCGCTCCTGGCCATCGCTGCGCCCGAGGTGGTGACGGCGCTCTTCGGCGCCCGCTACCTGGCCGCGGTGCCGCTGTTCCGCGTGAGCGTGCTCGGCGTGCTGGTCTCCATCCTGCCCATCGACGGCGCGCTGCGCAGCCGCGGGCTCACCCGGCACATCCTTCACGCGGCCCTGGTGCGAGCGGCCTTGTCCCTGCCGTTGGCGATCGTCGGCGTGCGGCGCTTCGGGCTCCTGGGCGGGATTGGCTCCTGGGCGATCGGCGAGGTCGTGGCGAAGGCGGTGCTCGCGTGGAAGCTGCCCGAGGCGCTGGGGACTTCGGAGCGGCCGGCGCGCTGGCGAGAGCTCATGCCGTGGCAGGCGCTGGGTCGTGCGGCTGCGGGCTCGGTCGTCGGCGCGACGGCAGCCTTGCTCGCTGGCGTGGCGCTGACCTCGCTGATGCCCGATCCGGCGGTGATACGAATCTTGAGAATCGTGCCACTGCTCGCAATGGGGCTGGCGTTCGGAGCCGCTTACCTGGGCGCGCTGGCGATCACCGGCGTGGACCCGCTCACGCTCTTCGTGGCCCGGCCGCTGCGGCCAGGGCGCGCGGCGGCATAGCAGAAGATTCTGATAGATTTGGTGGCGGCGCAGCGGGAGGGGAAATGCGCTTGGAGTCGCCGCCGCGTGCGGCCTCGACACCTTCTGCCGTCCGCGACCACCCGGAGTGGCGGGTCGGGCTGCTGCGCGTGGTTGCGGCAGCGGGCGGCGTGGGCCTGACGATGGGGGCGGCCACCGGCTACTTCGTGGGCACCGCGCCCGTGACCACCTCGGCGCTCGCCGCGTTGGCGGTGCTCATGTGCGTCGCCTTCGGTGCGCCCCGTCTGCCCCAGCGCCTCCGCGGCGCGATGGTGGTGACGGCCACCTACGCCGGGACCGCAGTGATGATGTGCCGCGTGGGCTTTGGTCCCAACGTGATGCTCGCCGGCTGCGCGGTGTCCGTCGCGGGGATGCTGATCTTCGACACGCGCGTGGGTCTCGTGTTGGTGGGGCTCTTTGCGTTGACCGCCGCGCTCGTGTCGCGCGCGTTCCACGCAGGGCTCCTCTTGGTCCCGCCGGGTGCCGTGGATTTGATGAATCCCGGGAGCGCCAACTTCGGCATCCGCGTGCCGGTGGTGTTTGGTGCGCTCTCGGGAGCCGTGGTGGTCGTGGTCGGCTCGCTCCTGGAGCGGAGCGAGCGGCTCTCGGCCGAGCGCGCTGCTGCCTATGACGAGCTCGTGCGGCAGCAAGCCGAAGAGGCGCGGCTGCGCGAGGAGCTCACCCAGCGCGAGGTGGCCTATCGCAGGGCGAGCGAGCTCGAGCTGCTGGGCAAGTTCGCGGGCCACGCAGCGCACGATCTCAACAACGCGCTGCTCGTCATCCTCTGCAGCGCCGACGCCGTTCGCGCGCGCGTGCAGGACCCGCGTGCCGCCGCCGCCCTCGACGACCTCCGCGTGGCCACCCGCGACGCCGCCGCCACCATCCAGCAGCTCCGCGCCGTGGGCACGTCCTCGCGCCGGCAGCCCGAGCCCACCTCGCTCGCCGCCGAGGTGCGTCGCGCCGAGCGGCTCCTGGCGCGGCTGCTCCCCGCGTCGATCCAGCTCGAGCTCGAGGTGCAGGACGTCCCGGACGTGCGGGTCCGCGAAGGCGCCATCCTGCGCGCGCTCACCAACCTGGCGCTCAACGCGCGCGATGCCATGCGCAGCGGCGGAAAGCTCTCGTTGCGCACGCGCGTGGCCACGGCTACCGAGCTCCCCGCAGGCCTGGACGCGCAGAAGCCGCACGTGCTCCTCGAGGTCCAGGACACGGGCGCGGGCATGGACGCCGCCACGCGTGCGCGCCTCTTCGAGCCGTTCTTCACCACCAAGGGCGAGTCGGGCTCGGGCCTGGGGCTGTCATCGGTGCGCGAGGGCGTGGAGGCCGCGGGCGGCGCGGTGACCGTGGACAGCGAGGTGGGGCGGGGCACGCGGGTGCGGCTCTTCTGGCCGGCGCGGGGCGACGCGCGCGCCGAGGCTCGCCCGGGTCGCGAGGGCACGCTGTTGTTGGTGGAGGACGACGAGGTCGTCCGTCGACGGCTCGCGGACGGCCTCGCGCCCCTGGGCTTCAAGGTGCTCGAGGCCGCCGATCGCTCCGAGGCGCTGCTCGCCGCGCGACGACACCAGGGACCGATTCAGTTTCTGCTCACCGATGGCGCCATGCCGGGAATGCCACTCCTCGCGTTCGTCGACGAGTTCCGCAACCTTCAGCCCGGCGCGCGCGTGGTGGTGTGCTCGGGCCACACGCCCGCCGAGCTCGGCTTGCCGCACCCGGGCGTTGACGCGTTCGTGCCGAAGCCGTGCAGCGCGAACGAGCTCGCCGATCATCTGGCCAAGCCACGCGATCGGTAGTCGAGAATTCCAGTCCTGCGGCACGCGTGCGTCT from Deltaproteobacteria bacterium carries:
- a CDS encoding oligosaccharide flippase family protein, translating into MASARQGGLGRAGPLVATRFLSAAVSTAIPLVLARALDLAAYGAYKQIFLITQTLYLVLPFGMVQGLYYFVPRRDARRPLYAGVLAFLGLASVVATAGVLLGAPLAGRLFGNPELAQLRGPIATYLVGLLLSAPLEIALTAEGRIRVAAGVYLVSDTLRAASMVVPVLLGRGLEGLMHALAAFSVVRAVLAMAWLVRREGPLWDPEALRAQLRYAAPFGAAVVVARPAQSAHQWVVSALASTQLFAIYAVGCFQLPFVDLLYTPTSEVLMVRLGELDRAGELHRAPEVFRAASERLAYFFVPLAALLAIAAPEVVTALFGARYLAAVPLFRVSVLGVLVSILPIDGALRSRGLTRHILHAALVRAALSLPLAIVGVRRFGLLGGIGSWAIGEVVAKAVLAWKLPEALGTSERPARWRELMPWQALGRAAAGSVVGATAALLAGVALTSLMPDPAVIRILRIVPLLAMGLAFGAAYLGALAITGVDPLTLFVARPLRPGRAAA
- a CDS encoding response regulator — protein: MRLESPPRAASTPSAVRDHPEWRVGLLRVVAAAGGVGLTMGAATGYFVGTAPVTTSALAALAVLMCVAFGAPRLPQRLRGAMVVTATYAGTAVMMCRVGFGPNVMLAGCAVSVAGMLIFDTRVGLVLVGLFALTAALVSRAFHAGLLLVPPGAVDLMNPGSANFGIRVPVVFGALSGAVVVVVGSLLERSERLSAERAAAYDELVRQQAEEARLREELTQREVAYRRASELELLGKFAGHAAHDLNNALLVILCSADAVRARVQDPRAAAALDDLRVATRDAAATIQQLRAVGTSSRRQPEPTSLAAEVRRAERLLARLLPASIQLELEVQDVPDVRVREGAILRALTNLALNARDAMRSGGKLSLRTRVATATELPAGLDAQKPHVLLEVQDTGAGMDAATRARLFEPFFTTKGESGSGLGLSSVREGVEAAGGAVTVDSEVGRGTRVRLFWPARGDARAEARPGREGTLLLVEDDEVVRRRLADGLAPLGFKVLEAADRSEALLAARRHQGPIQFLLTDGAMPGMPLLAFVDEFRNLQPGARVVVCSGHTPAELGLPHPGVDAFVPKPCSANELADHLAKPRDR